From a single Ailuropoda melanoleuca isolate Jingjing chromosome 12, ASM200744v2, whole genome shotgun sequence genomic region:
- the IRX5 gene encoding LOW QUALITY PROTEIN: iroquois-class homeodomain protein IRX-5 (The sequence of the model RefSeq protein was modified relative to this genomic sequence to represent the inferred CDS: inserted 2 bases in 1 codon), with product MSYPQGYLYQPSASLALYSCPAYSTSVISGPRTDELGRSSSGSAFSPYAGSTAFTAPSPGYNSHLQYGADPAAAAAAAFSSYVGSPYDHTPGMAGSLGYHPYAAPLGSYPYGDPAYRKNATRDATATLKAWLNEHRKNPYPTKGEKIMLAIITKMTLTQVSTWFANARRRLKKENKMTWTPRNRSEDEEEEENIDLEKNDEDEPQKQEDKGDSEGPEAGGAEQKAASGCERLQGPPTPAGKETEGSLSDSDFKEPPSEGRLDALPGAPRAGGPSPAGPAAARLAEDPAPHYXSGAPAPGPHPTAGELPPGPGGPSVIHSPPPPPPQAVLAKPKLWSLAEIATSSDKVKDGGGGSEGSPCPPCPGPVAGQALGGSRASPAPAPSRSPSAQCPFPGGTVLSRPLYYTAPFYPGYTNYGSFGHLHGHPGPGPGPTTGPGSHFNGLNQTVLNRADALAKDPKMLRSQSQLDLCKDSPYELKKGMSDI from the exons ATGTCCTACCCGCAGGGCTACTTGTACCAACCGTCCGCCTCGCTGGCGCTCTACTCGTGCCCGGCATACAGCACCAGCGTCATCTCGGGGCCCCGCACGGATGAGCTCGGCCGCTCGTCGTCGGGCTCCGCATTCTCGCCCTACGCCGGCTCCACCGCCTTCACGGCGCCCTCGCCGGGCTACAACTCGCACCTCCAGTACGGTGCCGACCCCGcggcagccgccgccgccgccttctCGTCGTACGTG GGCTCTCCCTACGATCATACACCGGGCATGGCAGGCTCCCTGGGGTACCACCCATACGCGGCGCCCCTGGGCTCTTACCCCTACGGGGACCCCGCGTACCGGAAGAACGCCACACGAGACGCCACCGCCACGCTCAAGGCCTGGCTGAACGAGCATCGCAAGAACCCCTACCCCACCAAGGGCGAGAAGATCATGCTGGCCATCATCACCAAGATGACCCTCACCCAGGTGTCCACCTGGTTCGCCAACGCGCGCCGGCGCCTCAAGAAGGAGAACAAGATGACGTGGACGCCGCGGAACCGCAgcgaggacgaggaggaggaggagaacattGATCTGGAGAAGAACGACGAGGATGAGCCCCAGAAGCAGGAGGACAAGGGTGACTCCGAGGGCCCCGAAGCAG GAGGAGCGGAGCAGAAGGCGGCTTCGGGCTGCGAACGGCTGCAGGGGCCGCCCACCCCCGCCGGCAAGGAGACGGAGGGCAGCCTCAGCGACTCGGATTTTAAGGAGCCGCCATCCGAGGGCCGCCTTGACGCGCTGCCCGGGGCCCCCCGCGCCGGCGGGCCCTCCCCGGCCGGGCCAGCGGCAGCGCGGCTGGCCGAGGACCCGGCCCCTCACTA CTCGGGCGCGCCGGCTCCGGGCCCGCACCCAACCGCGGGAGAGCTGCCCCCCGGTCCCGGCGGGCCCTCGGTCATACACTctccgccaccgccgccgccgcaggCGGTGCTCGCCAAGCCCAAACTGTGGTCTCTGGCAGAGATCGCTACATCTTCGGACAAGGTCAAGGACGGGGGCGGCGGGAGCGAAGGCTCTCCGTGCCCACCGTGCCCCGGGCCGGTAGCGGGGCAAGCCCTAGGAGGCAGCCGCGCGTCGCCGGCCCCGGCGCCATCGCGCTCGCCCTCGGCGCAGTGTCCCTTCCCAGGCGGGACGGTGCTGTCCCGGCCTCTCTACTACACGGCTCCCTTCTATCCCGGCTACACGAACTATGGCTCCTTCGGACACCTTCACGGccacccagggccagggccaggccccaCAACCGGTCCGGGCTCGCATTTCAATGGATTAAACCAGACCGTGTTGAATCGAGCGGACGCTTTGGCTAAAGACCCGAAAATGTTGCGGAGCCAGTCTCAGCTAGACCTGTGCAAAGACTCTCCCTATGAATTGAAGAAAGGTATGTCCGACATTTAA